A genomic stretch from Vibrio algarum includes:
- the glnL gene encoding nitrogen regulation protein NR(II) — protein MTTELSTAILDNIVTATLMLDENLVIRYANPATEQLFSQSTKRIVDKPLSQLIQHASMDLALLTQPLQSGQSMTDSDVTFIVEGKPLMLEVTASPLSWNKQLMLLIEMRKIGQQRRLSQELNQHAQQQAAKLLVRGLAHEIKNPLGGLRGAAQLLGKMLPDPSLTEYTQIIIEQADRLRALVDRLLGPQKPGKKEQENLHVVLEKVRQLVELETGPNVVIDRDYDPSLPDILMDTDQIEQAMLNIVSNAAQMMANQDDARITLKTRTMHQANIHGQRHKLAARIEVIDNGPGIPSNLQDTLFYPMVSGRDGGTGLGLSISQNLIDQHNGKIDVESWPGRTTFTIYLPI, from the coding sequence GTGACGACAGAGCTTTCAACAGCCATATTGGATAACATTGTAACCGCTACTTTAATGCTTGATGAAAATCTTGTTATTCGCTATGCAAATCCAGCGACAGAGCAGCTTTTTTCACAAAGCACTAAACGCATTGTAGATAAGCCATTATCTCAGTTGATACAACACGCTTCGATGGACTTAGCTCTGTTAACTCAGCCCTTGCAAAGCGGTCAGAGTATGACTGATAGTGATGTCACTTTTATTGTTGAAGGTAAACCATTAATGCTGGAGGTCACGGCTAGTCCTCTCTCATGGAATAAGCAATTAATGTTACTTATCGAAATGCGAAAAATTGGCCAACAACGTCGCTTAAGCCAAGAGTTAAACCAGCATGCTCAACAACAAGCAGCAAAATTACTCGTTAGAGGCTTAGCACATGAAATTAAAAACCCTTTGGGTGGTTTACGAGGTGCTGCTCAACTATTAGGTAAGATGCTCCCTGACCCTTCACTAACTGAATATACCCAGATTATTATCGAGCAAGCCGATCGCTTAAGAGCACTCGTTGATCGCTTACTTGGCCCTCAAAAGCCGGGGAAAAAAGAACAGGAAAACCTCCATGTAGTGCTTGAGAAGGTACGACAACTGGTCGAATTAGAAACGGGCCCAAATGTCGTAATAGACAGGGACTATGACCCCAGTTTACCTGACATCCTGATGGATACAGACCAAATTGAACAAGCAATGTTAAACATTGTTAGTAATGCAGCTCAAATGATGGCTAATCAAGATGATGCCCGGATAACCCTTAAAACAAGAACAATGCACCAAGCGAACATTCATGGGCAAAGACATAAACTAGCCGCTCGAATTGAAGTTATAGATAACGGGCCTGGCATCCCATCAAACTTACAAGACACACTCTTTTATCCAATGGTGAGTGGTCGAGACGGTGGAACTGGTTTAGGGTTATCAATTTCACAAAATTTAATCGATCAGCACAACGGAAAAATAGATGTAGAAAGTTGGCCCGGTCGAACAACATTTACAATTTATCTCCCTATCTAG
- the hemN gene encoding oxygen-independent coproporphyrinogen III oxidase, whose translation MSSEQIVWDQAVLDKYNYSGPRYTSYPTALEFHEAFTIAEFDMACRQYPDRPLSLYIHIPFCHKLCYYCGCNKVITRHSHKADEYLDAIEHEIRQRAFLLNERRVTQLHFGGGTPTFLSKAQMSRLMAIVRGEFNFVSDAEISIEVDPREIELDMLDHLRGEGFNRLSIGVQDFNKEVQKVVNREQDEEFIFAMVERAKQLGFRSTNLDLIYGLPLQTKESFAITLAQVLKMKPGRLSVFNYAHMPKLFAAQRKIKEELLPLAEVKMGILQDTISTLTGAGYQFIGMDHFALPEDELAVAQREGILHRNFQGYTTQGECDLVGFGVSAISMIGDTYAQNQKELKKYYAQVDEMRHALWKGVSLDDDDLIRREVIKALICNFQLDTKQIESMFGLTFNNYFSEDMKLLQTFIDDELVDVSGSVIRVTARGRLLIRNICMCFDKYLRDRARQQQFSRVI comes from the coding sequence ATGTCGAGTGAACAAATAGTTTGGGATCAAGCTGTATTAGATAAGTATAACTATTCGGGACCAAGATATACCTCTTATCCAACAGCCTTAGAGTTTCACGAAGCTTTCACTATAGCTGAATTTGATATGGCATGTCGTCAGTATCCCGATCGACCGCTATCTCTTTATATACATATACCGTTCTGTCATAAGCTTTGTTATTACTGCGGTTGTAATAAGGTTATTACTCGCCACTCACATAAAGCTGACGAGTATTTGGATGCCATAGAGCATGAAATTCGTCAAAGAGCGTTTTTGTTAAACGAGCGTAGAGTCACCCAATTGCATTTTGGTGGCGGAACTCCCACTTTTCTAAGTAAAGCTCAGATGAGTCGTTTGATGGCGATAGTTCGAGGTGAATTCAACTTTGTGTCCGATGCTGAAATAAGCATTGAAGTAGATCCTCGTGAAATTGAATTAGATATGCTTGATCACTTGCGTGGTGAAGGTTTCAACCGTTTGAGTATCGGTGTCCAAGATTTCAATAAAGAAGTTCAAAAAGTGGTAAACCGAGAGCAAGATGAAGAATTTATCTTTGCTATGGTTGAAAGAGCAAAACAGCTGGGTTTCCGCTCAACTAATTTGGACCTAATTTACGGTTTACCGCTTCAAACTAAAGAGTCATTCGCGATAACTTTAGCGCAAGTATTAAAGATGAAACCGGGTAGGTTATCAGTATTTAACTATGCGCACATGCCAAAACTATTTGCAGCACAACGTAAGATAAAAGAAGAATTATTGCCGTTAGCAGAAGTTAAGATGGGTATTCTTCAGGATACTATCTCAACATTAACGGGTGCAGGTTACCAGTTTATAGGTATGGATCACTTTGCTTTGCCTGAAGATGAATTAGCCGTAGCGCAACGCGAGGGCATACTTCACCGAAATTTCCAAGGTTACACCACGCAAGGTGAATGCGATTTAGTAGGTTTTGGTGTTTCTGCTATTTCAATGATTGGTGATACCTATGCTCAGAATCAGAAAGAGCTTAAGAAGTATTACGCTCAAGTTGATGAGATGCGCCATGCTCTATGGAAGGGCGTCTCTTTAGATGATGATGACTTGATTCGTCGTGAGGTTATTAAAGCCCTTATTTGTAACTTCCAATTAGATACCAAGCAGATTGAATCTATGTTTGGTCTAACATTTAACAACTATTTTTCTGAAGATATGAAGCTTTTACAAACCTTTATTGATGATGAGTTAGTAGACGTTTCAGGCAGTGTTATTCGCGTAACCGCAAGAGGACGATTGTTGATTCGTAATATTTGTATGTGTTTTGATAAGTATCTACGAGATAGAGCGCGACAACAGCAATTTTCTCGGGTTATCTAG
- a CDS encoding DUF2489 domain-containing protein, which yields MSVTIVLIIGGLIILGLASYAIHLLLLVKKKKQLEKEVMNIAIAKRNANIFDSVNTLCMAGIQGQCDLSEVSIRVVCILDYIQGDARIDIKKEYLALYELYDIVKDMARGEARQELVKKERMKQTLKRQKAEVRLAEDMIKDLQKLQIQIQPLSAPSTDTVTAIK from the coding sequence ATGAGCGTAACCATAGTACTTATTATTGGTGGGCTAATTATTCTCGGTTTAGCATCCTATGCTATTCACCTGTTACTGCTGGTGAAAAAGAAAAAACAACTAGAAAAAGAAGTAATGAATATCGCCATCGCAAAGCGAAATGCAAATATTTTCGATAGTGTAAACACACTTTGCATGGCTGGTATTCAAGGGCAGTGTGATCTGTCAGAGGTGAGTATTCGAGTTGTTTGTATTCTAGATTATATTCAGGGTGATGCCCGTATTGATATTAAAAAAGAGTATCTAGCGCTCTATGAGCTGTATGACATTGTAAAAGATATGGCCCGTGGTGAAGCGAGACAAGAATTAGTCAAAAAAGAACGTATGAAGCAGACGCTTAAGAGGCAAAAAGCGGAAGTTCGATTGGCTGAGGATATGATAAAAGATCTGCAAAAGTTGCAAATTCAAATACAACCTCTAAGTGCACCGTCAACGGACACTGTTACTGCTATCAAATAG
- the yihI gene encoding Der GTPase-activating protein YihI has translation MSRNKKSRQPGSTGDTEVIVTRNRSEADVEGRLRKRLKKRKGLKTGNRNSDSVESRQRAAAQKRDPRLGSKKKIPLIVETKKKTNKQERRLSAANELENLENDAQLNVLLDRIENGEKLGTGLQSYVDEKLDRIEILMNQLGLMEPEEELEDGVEEVIIEPVAKKTKKAPSTDEELLSQFEGLNLDDFKG, from the coding sequence ATGAGTAGAAATAAAAAATCAAGACAACCTGGCTCTACAGGTGACACAGAAGTAATTGTAACTAGAAACCGTAGTGAAGCCGATGTGGAAGGTCGCTTACGTAAGCGGTTAAAAAAACGCAAAGGTCTAAAAACTGGGAATAGAAACTCTGATTCTGTTGAGTCAAGGCAGAGAGCGGCTGCTCAGAAACGAGATCCTCGTTTGGGTAGCAAAAAGAAAATCCCACTGATCGTTGAGACAAAGAAAAAGACGAATAAGCAAGAACGTCGCTTATCTGCAGCGAACGAGTTGGAAAACTTAGAGAATGATGCACAACTTAACGTTTTATTAGATCGAATTGAGAACGGAGAGAAACTAGGTACGGGTCTTCAAAGTTATGTAGATGAAAAGTTAGATCGTATTGAGATATTGATGAATCAACTTGGACTTATGGAGCCTGAAGAGGAACTAGAAGATGGAGTTGAAGAGGTTATCATCGAACCTGTAGCGAAAAAAACGAAAAAGGCCCCAAGCACTGATGAAGAACTTTTATCTCAGTTTGAAGGTCTAAATCTAGATGATTTTAAAGGATAA
- a CDS encoding class I SAM-dependent methyltransferase produces MQPCPLCDDDNVHHYYNDKKRDYLQCTRCNLVFVPTEQRLDTESEKAQYDKHENDPSDEGYRCFLSRLSEPLMEKISPNSAGLDFGCGPGPTLSVMLQDSGHNMTLYDIYYYPDIKALDKTYDFLTATEVIEHLYYPKDVWQNWLNLVKPNGWIGLMTKLVINVEAFSKWHYKNDITHVCFYSRETFQYLAERDKLQLEFVGNDVILLRKLQ; encoded by the coding sequence ATGCAGCCGTGTCCTTTATGTGATGATGATAATGTACATCACTATTACAACGATAAAAAACGAGATTACTTACAATGTACTCGATGTAATCTTGTGTTTGTACCGACTGAGCAGCGATTAGATACCGAATCTGAAAAAGCGCAATATGATAAACATGAGAATGACCCTTCTGATGAAGGTTATCGGTGTTTTTTGTCGAGACTGTCAGAGCCTCTTATGGAAAAAATTAGTCCAAATTCTGCAGGGTTAGATTTTGGTTGTGGCCCTGGCCCAACTCTATCTGTGATGTTGCAAGATTCAGGACACAATATGACGTTATATGATATCTACTACTACCCTGATATAAAGGCATTAGATAAAACGTATGACTTTTTAACTGCCACAGAGGTAATAGAGCATCTCTATTACCCGAAAGATGTGTGGCAAAATTGGTTGAATTTAGTTAAGCCAAATGGCTGGATTGGTTTGATGACCAAACTAGTAATAAACGTAGAAGCGTTTTCTAAATGGCACTATAAAAATGATATTACCCATGTTTGTTTTTATAGTCGTGAAACGTTCCAGTATTTGGCCGAGCGGGATAAGCTCCAACTTGAATTTGTCGGCAATGATGTAATTTTACTGAGGAAACTCCAGTAA
- a CDS encoding c-type cytochrome yields the protein MNKLALILGLFASFTVWAQGNVEAGKAKSATCVACHSADGNSQITQYPKIAGQHAGYIEKQLAELKIGMETSGEKGRYDPVMSPMAMSLSDQDRLDLAAYYSSMPISDNSTPENVVEQGRVLYLAGNAERGLTACVACHGPRGNGTELSGFPKISGQHADYIKIQLTKFRAGERTNDLNGMMGDIAMKLTDEEIDTLAKYVGGLH from the coding sequence ATGAATAAATTAGCGCTAATCTTGGGGCTGTTTGCCAGCTTCACTGTTTGGGCCCAAGGTAATGTTGAAGCTGGTAAAGCCAAATCAGCAACTTGTGTTGCTTGTCACTCTGCCGATGGGAATAGTCAAATTACGCAGTATCCTAAAATTGCGGGTCAACATGCAGGTTATATTGAAAAGCAGCTTGCAGAACTTAAGATCGGTATGGAAACTTCAGGCGAAAAAGGTAGATACGACCCAGTAATGAGCCCAATGGCTATGTCACTATCTGATCAAGATAGATTAGATTTAGCGGCTTATTACTCTTCTATGCCTATTTCCGATAATTCAACACCTGAAAACGTAGTAGAGCAAGGAAGAGTACTTTATCTTGCTGGCAATGCAGAACGTGGCTTAACAGCTTGTGTTGCTTGTCATGGTCCGAGAGGTAATGGTACTGAGCTTTCAGGTTTTCCTAAAATATCTGGTCAGCATGCAGATTATATCAAGATTCAGTTAACCAAATTTAGAGCTGGTGAGCGAACCAATGATCTTAATGGGATGATGGGTGATATCGCTATGAAGCTTACGGATGAAGAAATAGATACGTTAGCCAAGTACGTTGGTGGTTTACACTAA
- the yihA gene encoding ribosome biogenesis GTP-binding protein YihA/YsxC — MELTLSAKIHYQNTHFITSAPDIRHLPEDEGIEIAFAGRSNAGKSSALNRLTNQRSLAKTSKTPGRTQLINLFKVQENCHIVDLPGYGFAQVPVELKKKWQKSLGEYLQKRESLKGLVVLMDIRHPMKDLDQQLIFWAVESNIPVQVLLTKADKLKSGARKAQLLKIKQDAVGYGGDVAVDLFSSLKGIGVDQLRNKLDTWFAPAILAMTVPSEEAPVSESAENTVDDAE, encoded by the coding sequence ATGGAGTTAACATTGAGCGCAAAAATTCACTATCAAAATACGCATTTTATCACTAGTGCACCCGATATTCGTCACTTACCAGAAGATGAAGGTATCGAAATTGCGTTTGCTGGGCGATCAAATGCAGGTAAATCTAGCGCACTTAACCGCTTGACTAACCAACGTAGTTTAGCAAAAACCAGTAAGACACCAGGTCGCACCCAGCTCATTAATTTATTCAAAGTTCAAGAGAACTGCCATATTGTCGATCTACCTGGATACGGCTTTGCACAGGTTCCCGTTGAGCTGAAGAAAAAATGGCAAAAATCTTTAGGTGAATACCTGCAAAAACGAGAGTCTTTAAAAGGCCTTGTTGTATTAATGGATATTCGTCACCCAATGAAAGATCTTGACCAACAGCTTATATTTTGGGCTGTAGAGAGCAATATTCCTGTGCAAGTTTTGCTCACCAAAGCGGACAAATTAAAAAGTGGTGCTCGTAAAGCACAACTTTTAAAAATCAAACAGGATGCCGTAGGTTATGGTGGCGATGTTGCCGTCGATCTATTTTCATCATTGAAAGGAATTGGAGTAGACCAACTGCGTAATAAACTTGATACGTGGTTCGCACCAGCAATTTTAGCAATGACGGTTCCTTCGGAAGAGGCTCCCGTATCAGAAAGTGCAGAGAATACTGTAGACGACGCAGAATAA